The Streptomyces laurentii genome contains a region encoding:
- a CDS encoding citrate synthase (Citrate synthase; pfam00285;~Escherichia coli (Ec) citrate synthase (CS) GltA_like. CS catalyzes the condensation of acetyl coenzyme A (AcCoA) and oxalacetate (OAA) to form citrate and coenzyme A (CoA), the first step in the citric acid cycle (TCA or Krebs cycle). The overall CS...; cd06114;~NADH binding [chemical binding];~catalytic triad [active];~cationic pore residues;~citrate synthase [Amycolatopsis mediterranei U32];~citrylCoA binding site [chemical binding];~coenzyme A binding site [chemical binding];~dimer interface [polypeptide binding];~identified by MetaGeneAnnotator; putative;~oxalacetate/citrate binding site [chemical binding]), which translates to MRDDVSDNSVVLRYADGEYTYPVVESTVGDKGFDIGKLRAQTGLVTLDSGYGNTAAYKSAITYLDGEKGILRYRGYPIEQLAEQSTFLEVAYLLINGELPTKDELTVFQNEITQHTLVHEDVKNFFRGFPRDAHPMAMLSSVVSALSTFYQDSHNPFDEQQRHLSTIRLLAKLPTIAAYAYKKSIGHPFVYPRNDLGYVENFLRMTFSVPAQEYDLDPVVVSALNKLFILHADHEQNCSTSTVRLVGSSQANMFASVSAGISALWGPLHGGANQSVLEMLEGIKANGGDVDTFITKVKNKEDGVRLMGFGHRVYKSFDPRAKIIKAAAHDVLKALGKSDELLDIALKLEEHALSDEYFVSRNLYPNVDFYTGLIYRAMGFPTEMFTVLFALGRLPGWIAQWHEMIKEPGSRIGRPRQIYTGVVERDFVPVEAR; encoded by the coding sequence GTGAGGGATGACGTGAGCGACAACTCTGTAGTACTGCGGTACGCGGACGGTGAATACACCTACCCGGTGGTCGAGAGCACCGTCGGCGACAAGGGCTTCGACATCGGGAAGCTCCGAGCCCAGACCGGTCTGGTCACTCTCGACAGCGGATACGGCAACACCGCCGCCTACAAATCCGCCATCACCTACCTGGACGGCGAGAAGGGCATCCTGCGGTACCGCGGCTACCCGATCGAGCAGCTCGCCGAGCAGTCGACCTTCCTGGAGGTGGCCTACCTCCTGATCAACGGCGAGCTGCCCACGAAGGACGAGCTCACCGTCTTCCAGAACGAGATCACCCAGCACACGCTGGTCCACGAGGACGTCAAGAACTTCTTCCGCGGCTTCCCGCGTGACGCCCACCCGATGGCCATGCTGTCCTCCGTGGTCTCCGCGCTGTCCACCTTCTACCAGGACAGCCACAACCCGTTCGACGAGCAGCAGCGTCACCTCTCCACGATCCGGCTGCTCGCCAAGCTGCCGACGATCGCGGCCTACGCGTACAAGAAGTCGATCGGTCACCCGTTCGTCTACCCGCGTAACGACCTCGGCTACGTCGAGAACTTCCTGCGCATGACCTTCTCGGTCCCGGCCCAGGAGTACGACCTCGACCCGGTCGTCGTCTCCGCGCTCAACAAGCTGTTCATCCTGCACGCGGACCACGAGCAGAACTGCTCGACCTCCACCGTGCGTCTGGTCGGCTCCTCGCAGGCGAACATGTTCGCCTCGGTCTCCGCCGGCATCTCGGCCCTGTGGGGCCCGCTGCACGGTGGCGCCAACCAGTCCGTGCTGGAGATGCTCGAAGGCATCAAGGCCAACGGCGGCGATGTCGACACCTTCATCACCAAGGTGAAGAACAAGGAGGACGGCGTCCGCCTGATGGGCTTCGGCCACCGGGTGTACAAGTCCTTCGACCCGCGCGCCAAGATCATCAAGGCCGCGGCGCACGACGTCCTCAAGGCCCTCGGCAAGTCCGACGAGCTGCTGGACATCGCGCTCAAGCTGGAGGAGCACGCGCTCTCCGACGAGTACTTCGTCTCGCGCAACCTCTACCCGAACGTGGACTTTTACACGGGTCTGATCTACCGCGCCATGGGCTTCCCGACCGAGATGTTCACGGTCCTCTTCGCCCTCGGCCGCCTCCCGGGCTGGATCGCCCAGTGGCACGAGATGATCAAGGAGCCGGGTTCCCGCATCGGCCGCCCGCGCCAGATCTACACCGGCGTCGTCGAGCGCGACTTCGTCCCGGTCGAGGCCCGCTGA